The Montipora capricornis isolate CH-2021 chromosome 3, ASM3666992v2, whole genome shotgun sequence genome window below encodes:
- the LOC138040063 gene encoding leucine-rich repeat-containing protein 71-like — MVAVTSIESHLQRTKSRKRKRPKKVASTEAVSKGQGKGKKTSSIKGDKKQQQPEQEQPEAVEFPNPLLEIPLKEENGEIIIPGNRALINVNLSRNKVGVTGVEAFLISIQRQAEVTSSSGKPTGLMRFSLSVLFFKANLCAKYFS, encoded by the exons atggttGCTGTGACGTCAATTGAAAGCCATCTACA GAGAACAAAAAGCAGGAAACGGAAAAGGCCAAAAAAAG TTGCTTCAACCGAAGCTGTCAGTAAAGGTCagggaaagggaaagaaaacCAGTTCGATTAAAGGAGATAAAAAACAACAGCAACCCGAGCAAGAG CAACCAGAAGCTGTAGAATTTCCAAATCCGTTACTTGAAATTCCCCTCAAAGAAGAAAATGGCGAAATTATTATTCCTGGAAACAGAGCCCTTATCAACGTAAATTTGTCTA GGAATAAAGTAGGTGTCACAGGTGTGGAAGCTTTTCTCATCTCGATACAAAGGCAAGCAGAGGTGACGTCCTCCTCTGGTAAACCAACAGGCCTCATGAGATTTTCATTaagtgttttatttttcaaagccAACTTATGTGCGAAGTATTTCTCGTGA